Within the Debaryomyces hansenii CBS767 chromosome E complete sequence genome, the region AATTACAGAAGTTTCAGAAGTGAAGCCAACAAATTCACCTCTAGTTCGGATAGTAAgtcaaataaaaagaagaaggatttTATCCTAAACAGACctattatttgtattgCTAACGATATATACTCTACTGGTAACTCCTTTCGTAATGCAGGAGGATCTCCAATGGATAAGCTAAGGCCTTTGTGTGATATAGTTACTATGAGGAAACCATCTTCGACGAAGACAGTATCTGGATTCAAGCGTGGTGGAAACGCCTCAAGGTCAGTTAAGGAACATTTGATGTGGATTAACGAACGGGAAAACCTAGGAATGGattatcaacaattggGTGAAGTCGTCGAAGTATGTGAAGGAGATATCCGAGCCTGTATTAATTACTTACAATTCAATGGCCGGAAAGTCGATTTACCAAATATGCCTAGTGCTTCACAAGATATTAGTAGATACAATAAAGACTCGCAAATTTCTTGGTTTGTAATggttgatttattatttaaacGAGATCCACAATTGTCgaaagatgaaaattttatggCGTTGATGGATATTGTGATGAATGGTGAGGGTAAATCGACGTCTAGTAATCATGGAAGTCTTGATAAGGTGATTCGTGGTTGCTTCAATAGGTATTTGGATATTGTTCACGTTCAAGATGATACCCTAAATAAGCCATCTGAATTAAGTGATTGGTTAAGTTTCTATGACTTGATGGGCAACAGCAATGAGATAGACTATTATTCTAGCTTGGTAAGTATGAAGATTTGGTCATTGTTTGGCGAATTGAATCCtaacaaattttcaaatgaaaatagTCTTCTTCCTAATAGCAGAAACCTCGAGTTTGAATCGTTTGAGTTGatgaaacaaaataaatcaataataaagagAGTCATGAACAAATTGCCCATTTCACTAAAACAGAGTGTGGGAGGAGGAGGAGAAATCAACTATACATTAGCGTGCTATTTCTTACCGTACCTAAATAAGATTTTGACACCAGATACATCAgagaataaattaaagacgaatttgaaaaatttcgaAAAGAAGTTAGTAGAAAAGGCTgcaaaattgattaaagaCATTGATTTACATTTGGAAAAGCATCGTGATTTTGATACTGGCCAGGAATCTTTACAGATATCACCTAGCTGGGATACCATTACTAATTTTGAAACATATTTTCTGCCTGTTTCAGCAAGTGCCCTAACGAAGCAAATTCAGCTTAAAAGACAATGGCTCTTTCCTATCATTCAAGAGGAAATGGAAAGATTGGATATGCTTAAGAAGAGTCACAAACGGAGTTTGGAACCCTCTAATTCGAAGgataaagatgaaaaagataacaaaaagaaaaagagtAGACTCAATAGccttgaattctttaaagGTAGATATGACGTCGTTGCAAGCCAGATCAATGAATCAGATTCAAATCATGAATTAACAAGGATATGGGTCAAGTATAATGAAGGATTTTCAAACGCTGTTAGAAAGAATATTGGATGGAATGATATATGGATATAGATTTAATACAAAAGTTGCTTTGTGTAATTTTATATAGCGATAAGTACGATTTTGAAATCGTATCAGACATTGATAAAGTATTGCCAATAGGgatataatgaataattatttcaCTCAATTCATAACGCAGCTAGGGGGACTGGATTCCACTGATATCCACGATAACAATATTAAGCAAGAATGTTTGTGTCCGAAGGTGAAATATATCTCGGTTTTTAATCCGACGCAAATAAGTGATAAATGTGAATCAAAcgaagaattgataaaaCAGATCCTATGCTTTGTTTCAATAAATAGGAATCACGATGAAGTAATAACTCTTGAAGacaatgataaattaaagaTTATTGGTTTAATTAGAGGAATTGATGCATTCATGAATGGTTTCGCTAAAGATGTCCAAAGTGAAACGAACATAATAAAAACTGACACTTCTATATTAATTGTTAAGCTAGTTGAAAATAGCTATTATATTGTATGTTGTGTTTCTATATCTTCCATTTCGCagaataattctaaaataATCAGTCACCAAATGTCAAAGTTAATAGACCAAGCATATAATCAGTTTATCGTATTAAATGGTTCTTTTGAAAAGGTTCTAGAGGAGTACAACTTactgatattgaaaaattcactTGATGATTTTTGGTatgaatttataaataGTTATAATTCAGAATATCttaaattttcttcaaaacaTCAATGGACTAATAGCTTGAATTATAAAGGGTTTTTAGGATTATTAGAGAAGCATAATCACCAGAAAGTATACAAGAAGTCTTCGATTATTCTAAATGATACGGCGAATGATCAGATAGATAAGATATTACACAATGAAAGTCAGACCCCAGAATTGCAACCCAAAGGGTTAATAATTTCctatttgaataaaattgaacCTAAGAAATATGGTATGATATACTCAAATAGCACTTTTGTAGAAGAGTCAAACGAAAAGCTTTTACAGCCCCTGGCTTTAGTCgatatttataattggCTCGAATATTGTGATTACCACCATAAGCTTAATAGTAAGTGTCTTACGTCGGTAGACTATAAAGGTTTTTTTTCAACCCCTGAATGGATACGGCACCAACTAGATACCGAACAGCAGATCTCCTCATCGTTTGCTTCCGTAAATGATTCTGATTCTAAGTCAATTAGGTCAACAGCAGCATCAACctttgattttattaacCCCGTTAATTTTACaaatgattatattattctGCCCTTCAGTAGTACAGTGAACAATGTTATGAGTTTTAGTGGTATGAATGGCGATGGTAATCTGCTTACACCTAATGAAGATTCTTCCATTGGAAATTGGCTTACGATTCCATCTTATTTAAAACCTTTCGGTCAAACTAATCCTCATCAAAACCCAGCATATTTGAATACTAGTGATGAACAAGTTAACGATAATGGTTCACtaaataatgaaactaatgatgaatcagatggaaattttattattggttTATCTAAAGATGTCAACTCGAATAACACAATTCACAAGAGATTAGTGTACTTGAATTCAATGGTGAAAAATGATGACGGAAGACTAATATTTAAGGAAAGAGAATATCTGTTGGTAATTTATGCTATGGATGACATACTTGTTACCCTTATTTATGATTCTTCGTTAGACGAACTAAATCAGGAAACATTTTACACTAGTTTGTCTAAGGTTATATTACATCCATTAATAGAAGAGctaaataatattttgataaatggaAGTATTATATGCAATAGTGTGGGATCACTACCAAGATCTTTAGATGCATTAAGAATGAACGATGTAAAAACATATACATCACCAGGCCGGGACGTTGATTCAACGAATAACTTTTACTTTATTATCTACGATACGAATGAAGGATGGGTGAAATCTTCTTTGCCATATTTACCAATACTCAATTCTAGCTCAAATACAAAATCGGAAAGTGGTATCCAATTAAATAAAGCTAATTTAAAATACAAGAGTGCTATCTTTCATTTGCATGATCAATTAAgtgatatatttatagCCCAGAAGAATAATGACTTTTTTAACGGCGATAGTATGAATGAATTCtttcataaattcaattcttcaaaacaTTTTGACTGGatgttttattatattaaatataataataggttcataatcattatcaagAGCCGAAACCGTAATCATAGAATCACAACCAAACGAAATACAACTGCAATCCccaagaaatcaaatacttTAGCATCTTCGTCTTCGACAACTTCTGCAAACCAACAACATAGAAATTTGATCTTGCATCAAATAACTGATTACGCTCATTTAGGctttttaaataatttaggAGACGATGTTAAACTCTGGCTTGAAAGCTTTGGTCTTGAGGGCGAGGTATAAACATCTATATAGAATCTGACCAGTTTAAGAAACTTGGCACGTCTTTAGCTATGGCCGAATTAATACTTAATTTGCTTAACCATCCAGGTATTGATCCTCCCGGGGTTGAACAGGTAGCCATCTTCCATTCTAGATCATCTGTAGAATTACCATAGAATATCTTTTCAACCGATGTATACCTAGCATTCACCATTCTTGAGCTTTCactttgaaaaaatttagGGTCAATTGCTAATGAAATAACGTACGATAACGATTCGGTACGAGATTTGCAAATatgaatcaattcaaaaaaaaCTCTCCGTTTTAACGGAAACGGGAATTTATACTCTAGTCTGGCTAAGTAAGTAAACGTATCAAAGTCTTTATTGGGCTTTAGCGTAATTGGTTTAAGCTCATAATCGACAAGTTCGTGAATATATTGTTTTTCATACTCCGTATGTGTTTTCTCTAAACAATTCATGGATCCAACGATGTATTCTTCTAGCTTTGAAAAGTATTCCTTTCTATCATTGAAGCTTACCTCTTTTAGTGCTGAAACTCTAGCAGACCAATAATCATCATTGAGCCTATCATTATGGTAAGTTTGTACATTAATATCACTgttcaatttgttcaatttgtACGTATACTTCTTATCCTCTTTCCATGTTTTCTCTATAGAATCTGTAATACTCTTAGCTTGATTACACAAATCTTCTGAGTCTAAATCACTTATACTTTTTAACGGTGTAGAATTCATTAGTGGCTCTTTTCCTTGTAGTTACTATCTTAGTCTTCTATCTACTTCAAATTTCACAAATAACCTAAACATATACACAAGGTTGTATAGTGTAGTGGTTATCACTTTCGGTTTTGATCCGGACAACCCCGGTTCGAATCCGGGTACGACCTTTCTTTTTTTGCTAATTAATTATGTTCGATGTCGCAACGTATAAATGTCGTCAAagatttctttgtttttgtttacaaattttgaatttttatagTACAAACGATTAGTATTTCACCGGTTCAGTCTGAAGCATTCAATAGGAATATATTTGTACTTTGAGGATTGTTTTCAGTAAAATATTGATACATTGAGGACTCCTTTTCGTTTAGTAAGttctaatattaaaaaatggAAGATACGAGTCCAATAAAACATAAACCTACATCTAGAGTTATTGACTCGTTGCATTCAGAGATCGATGACTTGAAGAATGAATTAGAGAGCGTAAAATCCTCGCATGAtaattacaagaagaatttcaCTGTTGTTTCTAAGAAAAATGATCTGTTCGTTGACCAATTAGCGAATGCTAAGCATGAAAACGATATGATCAAtgcattattgaaaagaaaagaaaggaGAATCATCGATTTAGAGGACCAGTATAGTGAACTAAGCTCAGCTAATGAATCACTTACAttaaacaataaaaatatgaagattCGATGTGATAATTTGCAGgagtcttcttcttcttcgattgCTGAATATGAGAGACTAAAGATTGCCTATGACGCATTAATTGCATCTCAGGTTGAATACAAGAGACACTATGAAAAGGAACTTAATGATTTGACTTCTAAATTTGAACTCTATAAGAAACAAAACCTcgaaaatttcaataatctAAGCGCCAAATTAACTGACAATGATAAGGATATCGATACGTTAGTCGAAAGTTTAACAAATAAGAGGAAAACAATGGATAATCTATACgtcaataaaaataagactgtattagattttttatctaaattggccaaaattgcaaaacttCATGGGCAAGAATCTAAAGCTATATTACAAGACaatgttgaaaatattaagaTGTTAGTTGAGAAGTATCCCGATTTACCAATGAAGTTGAATGCTCTTGAAGAAACCGATCTTGATCTTGAAAGTGTAATTAACGAATCCAACGATACATTGtcttattcttcttttgatgatgatacTACGCTTACAAGTTCTCCGGATTTACTGAGTGACGCAACGTTTAACTCTAAAACGTTGAGTAGAggaaattcaatttcaatgaaaaaaagaaagaataagAGGAATTCGATTAGATTTGATTCCAAGCATAGTTCTGACTTCAATAACCTGCATACTCAAAGTAATGCACCTAGAAGGAGTGctagtaataataagacTTCACGAAATACCTTTTCAGAAATCAATTCTAGGCTTCCAACTCCTCCATCGCATAATGACCATGACACTGTTAAAGACATTATTAATGCTAATAATATTagttatcaaaatcaattacagAACAACCAAAGGACAAACAAtagaaattcaaataacaAATCGAAAAGAAGATCGATGTACggaaataataatagcaatAATGGTCAAAAAGCTGGTAGTAGACAAAACTCACTCAACAAAAGCTTCAGCGAGGTTAGTATATAAAATGGCTACTGTTTCGTTTGCTGGCCCTGTCTATAAATGCGTATAATTCATCACCATATCtatctatatatattagaCTTTAAAAATAGTAATCGTCCCGTCGTAATAACtcgaaattaataaattagtcGTTGTTATATCTCTCTTATGTTTGATTAAAGATTTATAATCGTTTGATTTGACCACATCCGTTTCATTTGGTATTACTAACTTAACTGTACATAACTTGATGCTATTTTGTTTCTCGCGGGGCTGCTGCTGGCCGCTATTGGATTCTAAGACATCAATTCTTGGAAGTCGTTTgcaatatttgaataattcattcaaatcAAGATCATATCCTTTGATAAGCCCATCCCAAAATCCAACAACAAGTAAGCTATTATTAATAGAAACGGACTGAATTCCCGAATGTCTTAAATTATAACGTTTACAATCGCTAATATCATTGAATTGAGAAAATTCTTCAGGAATTTTATGAAAAGTTAATTGTTTACCAGCTGAACcacaaataattttattttctttgttgtCATACACTAATGATATTATAGGATATGGGGAGCATGAATCATTCATATAGATCATCTTTATGTGGGGGTCTTTATTTATGATTGTCTTGTCAAAGgattttgttttatttccaaataatccCGCAAGGCCCGATACATTTTTGTCAGGTTTCACTGAATCCGATTTTGCCCCTTCATTTTCGTTGTTAATGGCACCAGAAAAATCAATATGGTATCCAATCAAGTGTCCAGATTCATAGCCAATATAGAATAGATCATCTCTCACAAATAACactttcatcattatccCAAATTTATCtctcttcaaaatatcattttcattaccTATTTCAAACTCCACTCCTTGTTCTTTATTTAACTGAGTTATAGTTTTTTTATAAAGTTTCCAAGGGTCAATATTAGCAGCTACTCTTTTCAAGTTCAACTTTGCTTCTAACGATTCGTCCGTCTGGTGTGATGGCTTGAATATCAGATATAgatcaaaattattagaatcagTCGTAGCAGGTGTTATTAAATGGTGATTAGAATAGTCCACGTTACAATAATTCAATGCATTTACTGGGATTACAACATTCTCCGGCAACGGGAATGCCTCAAGTAGCTCATTTTTTGAGACGTTGTTATCTTCCTCACCATCTCTATCTATACTGAAATATTGAAcgttattatatttctcaGCTGGCATCTCTCTACTTCCACTTTTGAAATTCTCAACATCCCATATCTTAATATCTGAGTCCTTTGAATGCGTCAATAATAGCCCATTGCATATTTGTCTTAATGTAACTATATTGCTATCATGTCCTTTCCACACACAATTTGGCCTTCTAGTATTTATGTCCCACCAAATGATCCACCCATTTGAATCGGCCGAAACTAACGATACCTTTCCTCCAATATAATAAGGTTCTGTACAAGTAATATCATTTAGATGCCCTCGTAATGTACACAATTCAATCGGTTTCATTGACCTAAAGATTGTATGGTTTGTTCGgtatcttcattattgaaaaaattattgtcGCATAGTTGTTTTTTGTCCTGTAAATAATTGTCGCATTTTGCACTTCTGTATCAGGCAGTTCGTAACTAATCTTACAACAAATGTTGC harbors:
- a CDS encoding DEHA2E12496p (weakly similar to uniprot|P49956 Saccharomyces cerevisiae YMR078C CTF18 Subunit of a complex with Ctf8p that shares some subunits with Replication Factor C and is required for sister chromatid cohesion) yields the protein MVVDQDISKSLDLNNLLFGQSILSDNNVNPNDNGKKGIGEINLGDSFLLSSPNITNSRSSGEVNEGIPSDTNPGFPVMEISQLENCIRDKDVKFFDGSSIALKKKTKSNNKIDLASLGMKETDSIVNMDELFKKINIKKSLKHNHEKSKSTSNKRRQSQQCQVWTEKYRPSNFVQLCSAGNDKQYRLILHWLKKWSHVVFGEAASMNDNVDSLGRPHRKFLLVNGPSGIGKTSAAHILARQLGYNVQELNAANSMDTLPQSTGSTGTTYSNATVALKLKIMNALTTNSLTSNGKPTCLVIDEIDSSINSHEIVKVLNELAYSDQRANYRSFRSEANKFTSSSDSKSNKKKKDFILNRPIICIANDIYSTGNSFRNAGGSPMDKLRPLCDIVTMRKPSSTKTVSGFKRGGNASRSVKEHLMWINERENLGMDYQQLGEVVEVCEGDIRACINYLQFNGRKVDLPNMPSASQDISRYNKDSQISWFVMVDLLFKRDPQLSKDENFMALMDIVMNGEGKSTSSNHGSLDKVIRGCFNRYLDIVHVQDDTLNKPSELSDWLSFYDLMGNSNEIDYYSSLVSMKIWSLFGELNPNKFSNENSLLPNSRNLEFESFELMKQNKSIIKRVMNKLPISLKQSVGGGGEINYTLACYFLPYLNKILTPDTSENKLKTNLKNFEKKLVEKAAKLIKDIDLHLEKHRDFDTGQESLQISPSWDTITNFETYFSPVSASALTKQIQLKRQWLFPIIQEEMERLDMLKKSHKRSLEPSNSKDKDEKDNKKKKSRLNSLEFFKGRYDVVASQINESDSNHELTRIWVKYNEGFSNAVRKNIGWNDIWI
- a CDS encoding DEHA2E12540p (similar to ca|CA2841|IPF12981 Candida albicans IPF12981 unknown function); this translates as MNSTPLKSISDLDSEDLCNQAKSITDSIEKTWKEDKKYTYKLNKLNSDINVQTYHNDRLNDDYWSARVSALKEVSFNDRKEYFSKLEEYIVGSMNCLEKTHTEYEKQYIHELVDYELKPITLKPNKDFDTFTYLARLEYKFPFPLKRRVFFELIHICKSRTESLSYVISLAIDPKFFQSESSRMVNARYTSVEKIFYGNSTDDLEWKMATCSTPGGSIPGWLSKLSINSAIAKDVPSFLNWSDSI
- a CDS encoding DEHA2E12518p (similar to ca|CA2049|IPF12982 Candida albicans IPF12982 unknown function) — translated: MNNYFTQFITQLGGSDSTDIHDNNIKQECLCPKVKYISVFNPTQISDKCESNEELIKQILCFVSINRNHDEVITLEDNDKLKIIGLIRGIDAFMNGFAKDVQSETNIIKTDTSILIVKLVENSYYIVCCVSISSISQNNSKIISHQMSKLIDQAYNQFIVLNGSFEKVLEEYNLSILKNSLDDFWYEFINSYNSEYLKFSSKHQWTNSLNYKGFLGLLEKHNHQKVYKKSSIILNDTANDQIDKILHNESQTPELQPKGLIISYLNKIEPKKYGMIYSNSTFVEESNEKLLQPSALVDIYNWLEYCDYHHKLNSKCLTSVDYKGFFSTPEWIRHQLDTEQQISSSFASVNDSDSKSIRSTAASTFDFINPVNFTNDYIISPFSSTVNNVMSFSGMNGDGNSLTPNEDSSIGNWLTIPSYLKPFGQTNPHQNPAYLNTSDEQVNDNGSLNNETNDESDGNFIIGLSKDVNSNNTIHKRLVYLNSMVKNDDGRLIFKEREYSLVIYAMDDILVTLIYDSSLDELNQETFYTSLSKVILHPLIEELNNILINGSIICNSVGSLPRSLDALRMNDVKTYTSPGRDVDSTNNFYFIIYDTNEGWVKSSLPYLPILNSSSNTKSESGIQLNKANLKYKSAIFHLHDQLSDIFIAQKNNDFFNGDSMNEFFHKFNSSKHFDWMFYYIKYNNRFIIIIKSRNRNHRITTKRNTTAIPKKSNTLASSSSTTSANQQHRNLILHQITDYAHLGFLNNLGDDVKLWLESFGLEGEV
- a CDS encoding DEHA2E12606p (weakly similar to ca|CA2506|IPF6794 Candida albicans IPF6794 unknown function), which codes for MKPIELCTLRGHLNDITCTEPYYIGGKVSLVSADSNGWIIWWDINTRRPNCVWKGHDSNIVTLRQICNGLLLTHSKDSDIKIWDVENFKSGSREMPAEKYNNVQYFSIDRDGEEDNNVSKNELLEAFPLPENVVIPVNALNYCNVDYSNHHLITPATTDSNNFDLYSIFKPSHQTDESLEAKLNLKRVAANIDPWKLYKKTITQLNKEQGVEFEIGNENDILKRDKFGIMMKVLFVRDDLFYIGYESGHLIGYHIDFSGAINNENEGAKSDSVKPDKNVSGLAGLFGNKTKSFDKTIINKDPHIKMIYMNDSCSPYPIISLVYDNKENKIICGSAGKQLTFHKIPEEFSQFNDISDCKRYNLRHSGIQSVSINNSLLVVGFWDGLIKGYDLDLNELFKYCKRLPRIDVLESNSGQQQPREKQNSIKLCTVKLVIPNETDVVKSNDYKSLIKHKRDITTTNLLISSYYDGTITIFKV
- a CDS encoding DEHA2E12584p (similar to ca|CA2505|IPF6796 Candida albicans IPF6796 unknown function); the encoded protein is MEDTSPIKHKPTSRVIDSLHSEIDDLKNELESVKSSHDNYKKNFTVVSKKNDSFVDQLANAKHENDMINALLKRKERRIIDLEDQYSELSSANESLTLNNKNMKIRCDNLQESSSSSIAEYERLKIAYDALIASQVEYKRHYEKELNDLTSKFELYKKQNLENFNNLSAKLTDNDKDIDTLVESLTNKRKTMDNLYVNKNKTVLDFLSKLAKIAKLHGQESKAILQDNVENIKMLVEKYPDLPMKLNALEETDLDLESVINESNDTLSYSSFDDDTTLTSSPDLSSDATFNSKTLSRGNSISMKKRKNKRNSIRFDSKHSSDFNNSHTQSNAPRRSASNNKTSRNTFSEINSRLPTPPSHNDHDTVKDIINANNISYQNQLQNNQRTNNRNSNNKSKRRSMYGNNNSNNGQKAGSRQNSLNKSFSEVSI